Proteins found in one Vulpes vulpes isolate BD-2025 chromosome 13, VulVul3, whole genome shotgun sequence genomic segment:
- the SLC25A44 gene encoding solute carrier family 25 member 44: MEDKRNIQIIEWEHLDKKKFYVFGVAMTMMIRVSVYPFTLIRTRLQVQKGKSLYHGTFDAFIKILRADGVTGLYRGFLVNTFTLISGQCYVTTYELTRKFVADYSQSNTIKSLVAGGSASLVAQSITVPIDVVSQHLMMQRKGERMGRFQVRGSPDGRGVVAFGQTKDIIRQILRADGLRGFYRGYVASLLTYIPNSAVWWPFYHFYAEQLSYLCPKECPHIVFQAVSGPLAAATASILTNPMDVIRTRVQVEGKSSITLTFRQLIAEEGPWGLMKGLSARIISATPSTIVIVVGYESLKKLSLRPELVDSRHW, from the exons ATGGAGGACAAGCGCAACATCCAGATCATCGAGTGGGAACACCTGGACAAGAAGAAGTTCTATGTGTTTGGTGTAGCAATGACAATGATGATTCGTGTCAGCGTCTACCCGTTCACCCTCATCCGCACCCGGCTGCAGGTTCAGAAAGGCAAGAGCCTCTACCATGGGACTTTTGATGCCTTCATCAAGATCCTGCGAGCAGACGGTGTTACTGGCCTCTACCGGGGGTTCCTGGTCAACACCTTCACCCTCATCTCTGGCCAGTGCTATGTCACCACATATGAGCTCACCCGGAAATTTGTCGCTGACTACAGCCAGAGCAACACCATCAAATCACTGGTGGCCGGTGGCTCAGCCTCCCTCGTGGCTCAGAGCATCACAGTGCCCATTGATGTGGTGTCCCAGCACCTGATGATGCAGCGCAAGGGTGAGAGAATGGGCCGCTTCCAAGTGCGAGGGAGCCCAGATGGACGAGGGGTAGTTGCCTTTGGCCAAACCAAGGACATCATCAGGCAGATCCTGCGGGCTGATGGGCTGCGAGGCTTCTACCGAGGCTACGTGGCTTCACTGCTTACCTACATCCCAAATAGTGCTGTTTGGTGGCCCTTCTATCATTTCTATGCAG AGCAACTCTCGTACCTCTGTCCTAAAGAGTGCCCGCACATTGTCTTTCAAGCCGTGTCGGGGCCCCTGGCTGCGGCCACCGCTTCCATCCTCACCAATCCCATGGATGTCATCCGAACCCGAGTGCAG GTGGAAGGCAAGAGCTCCATCACCCTGACCTTCCGACAGCTGATAGCCGAAGAGGGGCCTTGGGGCCTCATGAAGGGCCTCTCGGCCAGAATCATCTCTGCCACGCCCTCTACCATCGTCATCGTGGTTGGCTACGAGAGCCTCAAGAAACTCAGCCTCCGACCTGAGCTGGTGGACTCCAGACACTGGTAA